In Yersinia enterocolitica subsp. enterocolitica, one DNA window encodes the following:
- the focA gene encoding formate transporter FocA yields MSIENPFDLRLPVDMAKLAEQVGIYKATKNPATTFYLAMTAGVFISIAFVFYITATTGTAGVAYGLAKLVGGLCFSLGLILVIICGADLFTSTVLIVVAKASGKISWRQLMTNWINVYFGNLIGALFFVALIWYAGQHTAANDLWGLNVLQTADHKLHHTFIEAVCLGILANLMVCLAVWMSYSGHTLTDKIVVMLLPIGMFVASGFEHSIANMFLIPLAIVIRDFASPEFWHSINSGPDQFPSLTMSNFIIDNLIPVTIGNIIGGGLLVGLTYWIIYLRNPAH; encoded by the coding sequence ATGAGTATTGAAAATCCCTTTGATCTGCGACTTCCAGTTGATATGGCAAAGCTTGCAGAGCAAGTTGGTATATATAAAGCCACTAAAAATCCAGCAACAACTTTTTATTTAGCGATGACCGCTGGTGTGTTTATCTCCATTGCTTTTGTCTTCTACATAACAGCAACCACCGGTACTGCAGGTGTAGCATACGGGCTGGCAAAATTAGTCGGCGGTTTATGTTTCTCCCTTGGCCTGATTCTGGTGATTATCTGTGGTGCTGATTTGTTCACCTCCACGGTATTAATTGTGGTAGCCAAAGCCAGTGGCAAGATCAGTTGGCGACAATTAATGACTAATTGGATCAATGTCTATTTCGGTAATCTGATTGGTGCATTGTTTTTTGTTGCTCTGATTTGGTATGCCGGTCAACATACTGCGGCGAATGATTTATGGGGACTAAATGTGCTGCAAACAGCCGACCATAAATTACACCATACCTTTATAGAAGCGGTGTGTTTGGGAATACTGGCTAACTTGATGGTCTGCCTGGCGGTATGGATGAGTTATTCAGGCCATACTTTGACAGACAAAATCGTGGTGATGCTACTCCCTATTGGTATGTTTGTTGCCAGTGGATTTGAGCACAGCATTGCCAATATGTTTTTGATCCCATTAGCTATTGTGATCCGTGATTTTGCATCACCTGAATTCTGGCATTCGATTAATTCAGGGCCAGACCAATTCCCTTCCCTCACCATGTCCAATTTTATTATCGATAATCTTATTCCGGTGACGATCGGTAATATTATTGGTGGAGGATTATTAGTAGGGCTGACCTATTGGATTATTTATCTGCGTAATCCGGCCCATTGA
- a CDS encoding 4Fe-4S dicluster domain-containing protein, translating into MNRFIIADPKKCIGCRTCEVACVLAHNGGKLDTLTKANFAPRLKVVKGMNVSTTILCRHCEDAPCANVCPNGAIVRAADSIQVLQEKCIGCKTCVVACPYGAMNVVTKQVEVMFNGLSQGFCLKAEAQKCDLCEGRAAGPACISVCPTQALHLIGRDTMQAMLRKKQLRAALDEANEMNF; encoded by the coding sequence ATGAACCGGTTCATCATCGCCGATCCAAAAAAGTGTATTGGCTGCCGTACCTGTGAGGTTGCCTGCGTGCTGGCACACAATGGCGGCAAACTGGACACCCTGACTAAAGCCAATTTCGCCCCGCGGTTGAAAGTGGTCAAAGGAATGAATGTCAGTACCACCATTCTGTGCCGCCACTGTGAGGATGCGCCTTGTGCCAATGTTTGCCCGAACGGCGCGATTGTGCGGGCGGCAGACAGCATTCAGGTGTTGCAGGAAAAATGCATTGGCTGCAAAACCTGCGTCGTTGCCTGCCCCTACGGTGCCATGAACGTGGTGACCAAACAGGTTGAAGTGATGTTCAACGGCCTCTCGCAGGGCTTTTGCCTGAAAGCTGAAGCGCAAAAGTGTGATTTATGTGAAGGGCGTGCCGCTGGGCCTGCCTGCATCTCGGTTTGCCCCACTCAGGCACTGCACCTGATTGGTCGTGACACCATGCAAGCCATGCTACGCAAGAAACAGCTGCGCGCCGCACTGGACGAAGCCAACGAGATGAACTTTTAG
- the fdhF gene encoding formate dehydrogenase subunit alpha, giving the protein MYKALTVCPYCGSGCKINLLVENGKVVGAEGANGVTNQGELCLKGYYGWDFLNDTKLLTPRLKQPMIRRQKGGKLEAVSWDEAIEFASSKLRAIKEKYGPEAIMHTGSSRGPGNETNYVMQKFARAVTGSNNIDCCARVCHGPSVAGLQVTVGNGAMSNSICEIEDTKCILVFGYNAADSHPIVARRILKAKEKGAKVIVCDPRHIETARIADLWLPLKNGSNMALVNAFANVLITEELYDKDYVSRYTEGFDEYRAIVAKYTPEYVESITGLPAHTIREAMRIYAAAPSATILWGMGVTQWGQGVDVVKGLSGLALLTGNLGRPNVGVGPVRGQNNVQGACDMGALPNMYPGYQAVTDPATLEKFAKAWGVPSLSGKIGYSLTDVPHKVKEGKIKANYVMGEDPLQTEPDLSMMREAFSELELLIVQDIFMTKTAAEADVIFPATSWGEHEGVYSAADRGFQRFEKAVEPQGDVKPDWEIISLMATALGYPMKYNNTKEIWDELRELCPLYYGATYEKMAGLGYVPWPCTTEDSPGTPWLYAGNKFDRPGGKGLLFASEWRAPMEQVDEEYPLVLCTVREVGHYSCRSMTGNCSALQTLADEPGYVQISPQDADKMRLQDQQLVWVASRRGKVITRVSVSERINVGAVYMTYQWWIGACNELTLDHLDPISKTPEYKYCAVKLEAIADQTWAENYVQQEYSQLKARLRREAEVI; this is encoded by the coding sequence ATGTATAAAGCATTAACGGTATGTCCTTACTGCGGCTCCGGCTGCAAAATCAATTTACTGGTCGAAAACGGCAAAGTTGTTGGCGCTGAAGGGGCAAATGGCGTCACCAATCAGGGTGAGCTTTGTCTGAAAGGCTATTATGGCTGGGATTTTCTCAATGATACCAAGCTGCTGACGCCACGCTTAAAACAGCCGATGATCCGTCGTCAAAAAGGTGGCAAGCTGGAAGCGGTTTCCTGGGACGAAGCTATTGAGTTCGCCAGCAGTAAATTGCGGGCAATCAAAGAGAAATATGGCCCGGAAGCCATTATGCATACCGGTTCGTCCCGTGGGCCGGGCAATGAAACCAACTATGTGATGCAAAAATTTGCCCGCGCAGTCACTGGCAGTAACAACATTGACTGCTGTGCTCGCGTGTGTCACGGCCCGTCAGTCGCGGGTTTGCAGGTGACTGTGGGCAACGGCGCGATGAGTAATTCCATCTGCGAAATTGAAGATACCAAGTGTATTTTGGTGTTTGGCTATAACGCGGCTGATTCACACCCAATCGTGGCCCGCCGCATTCTCAAAGCCAAAGAGAAAGGCGCTAAAGTTATTGTTTGCGATCCACGCCATATCGAAACTGCGCGTATTGCCGATCTGTGGCTACCATTGAAAAATGGCTCCAATATGGCGCTGGTGAATGCATTCGCCAACGTGCTTATTACTGAAGAACTCTACGATAAAGACTATGTTTCGCGTTATACCGAAGGTTTTGACGAGTATCGCGCAATTGTTGCCAAATACACGCCGGAGTATGTCGAAAGTATCACCGGCCTGCCAGCACACACCATTCGTGAAGCGATGCGCATCTATGCTGCCGCACCTTCTGCCACCATTTTGTGGGGCATGGGTGTTACCCAGTGGGGCCAGGGCGTGGATGTGGTTAAGGGATTATCTGGATTGGCATTACTGACGGGCAATTTAGGCCGGCCAAATGTTGGTGTTGGCCCGGTGCGTGGGCAAAATAATGTGCAAGGTGCCTGCGACATGGGCGCATTGCCCAATATGTACCCCGGTTATCAAGCCGTGACTGACCCCGCGACACTGGAGAAGTTTGCCAAAGCCTGGGGGGTTCCTTCTCTCTCTGGCAAAATTGGTTACTCGCTGACCGACGTTCCGCACAAGGTCAAAGAAGGCAAAATCAAAGCCAACTACGTGATGGGCGAGGATCCGTTGCAAACCGAACCGGACCTTTCGATGATGCGCGAAGCATTCAGCGAATTGGAATTGCTGATTGTACAAGACATCTTTATGACCAAAACCGCTGCCGAAGCCGACGTTATTTTCCCAGCAACGTCGTGGGGCGAACATGAAGGCGTTTATTCTGCCGCCGACCGGGGTTTCCAACGGTTTGAGAAAGCAGTAGAACCCCAAGGTGACGTCAAACCGGATTGGGAAATTATCAGCCTAATGGCGACAGCCCTCGGCTATCCGATGAAATACAACAATACTAAAGAGATTTGGGACGAACTACGCGAGCTATGTCCGCTGTATTACGGCGCAACTTACGAAAAAATGGCCGGTTTGGGCTATGTTCCCTGGCCTTGTACTACTGAAGACAGCCCCGGCACACCGTGGTTATATGCGGGTAATAAGTTTGACCGCCCCGGCGGCAAAGGGTTGTTGTTTGCCAGCGAATGGCGTGCGCCAATGGAACAGGTGGATGAAGAATACCCGCTGGTGCTGTGTACCGTGCGTGAAGTCGGCCACTATTCCTGCCGCTCCATGACCGGCAACTGTTCAGCATTACAAACACTTGCCGATGAACCGGGTTACGTGCAAATCAGCCCGCAGGATGCAGATAAAATGCGCTTGCAGGACCAACAATTGGTGTGGGTTGCCTCGCGGCGCGGTAAGGTTATTACTCGGGTGTCAGTCAGTGAACGCATCAATGTCGGCGCGGTATATATGACTTATCAGTGGTGGATCGGCGCGTGTAATGAGCTGACACTGGACCATCTGGACCCTATTTCCAAGACGCCAGAATATAAGTATTGTGCGGTGAAATTGGAGGCCATTGCCGATCAAACTTGGGCGGAAAATTACGTGCAGCAAGAGTATAGCCAGTTGAAGGCGCGGTTACGTAGGGAAGCCGAAGTGATTTGA
- the flhA gene encoding formate hydrogenlyase transcriptional activator FlhA translates to MDSAKKLLRPTLAQVWQDTLFTVSKKLLLLRDITDLVNELRKLSFSVVRFQRVNLLLLNPLYNQMTLYTHDDVSDTVVASQNVLFAEGPGGLAWQQQTPLQTDHLRMQREFSAVGDLAPYQELHAGCHFPLGHDNHWSGCVEFIKTDNSQFDEQAITFLGLLADVVAIAVDNITEINWAFSERERLRFERDHFRILVDVTNTVISKLELDVLAAEVSKEIHRFFNIDYISLAICGTHNDKNKLNVFSTRYQSGQAVQHQQAWVDMTGTLAGQVLHSRELLLVNLADIALLAPDDKQLASMLDAGLQAVCLLPLFFGHKMLGVLKLAQCQSDIFTDSNLKLLRQIAARIAIAVDNALAYNEITRLKDSLVNENLYLTDQIIHNEEFGEIVGHSAAIQAVLEQVEMVASSDCTVLILGETGTGKELIARAIHNLSTRKNKRMVKMNCAAIPSGLMESDLFGHEKGAYTGAASQRIGRFEMADGGTLFLDEVGDIPLELQPKLLRVLQEREIERLGGSKIIPVDVRLIAATNRDLKLMMVNREYRSDLYYRLNVFPIVIPPLRERPEDIPLLVKFFTQKIAKRMNRTIDTIPGDTLRLLSRLPWPGNIRELENVIERAVILSRGTTLNLQLQELEYHLSPLEVAKPVLERVVHKPLLPESEEPEFSESERARIIRVLRETNGVVAGPKGAAIKLGLKRTTLLSRMQRLGISVKSIEDEDGIE, encoded by the coding sequence ATGGATAGCGCAAAAAAACTACTCCGCCCCACATTGGCTCAAGTCTGGCAAGACACATTGTTCACGGTCTCGAAAAAGTTATTATTGCTGCGGGATATAACCGATTTAGTTAACGAACTCAGAAAACTCTCTTTTTCTGTCGTTCGTTTCCAGCGGGTCAATTTATTACTGCTTAACCCCCTGTATAACCAAATGACGCTCTATACCCACGATGATGTGTCTGACACTGTTGTGGCGTCGCAAAATGTTTTATTTGCCGAAGGCCCCGGTGGGCTGGCATGGCAGCAACAGACCCCTTTGCAAACTGACCATCTCCGTATGCAAAGGGAGTTTTCTGCTGTGGGTGATTTAGCACCGTATCAGGAATTACATGCTGGCTGCCATTTCCCTTTGGGCCATGATAACCATTGGTCAGGCTGTGTTGAGTTTATTAAAACCGATAATAGCCAGTTTGATGAGCAAGCTATTACCTTTCTGGGCTTATTGGCAGACGTAGTGGCCATCGCGGTCGACAATATTACTGAGATAAACTGGGCATTCTCCGAGCGCGAACGGTTGCGCTTTGAACGGGATCATTTCCGTATATTAGTGGATGTCACCAATACGGTTATTTCTAAACTGGAGTTGGATGTTTTAGCGGCGGAGGTCTCAAAAGAGATACACCGCTTTTTCAATATTGATTACATCAGTTTGGCAATATGCGGTACGCACAATGACAAAAATAAACTGAATGTTTTTTCTACTCGCTATCAGTCTGGTCAAGCGGTACAGCATCAACAAGCCTGGGTAGATATGACGGGCACATTAGCTGGGCAGGTTTTACACAGCCGGGAATTATTGCTCGTCAATCTGGCTGATATTGCTCTTTTGGCTCCGGATGATAAACAACTGGCAAGTATGCTGGATGCTGGCTTACAAGCAGTTTGCCTATTGCCACTATTTTTCGGTCATAAGATGCTGGGCGTATTGAAACTGGCACAATGTCAGAGTGATATTTTCACTGACAGTAACCTTAAACTGCTACGACAAATAGCTGCGCGAATTGCTATTGCAGTCGATAATGCCTTGGCTTACAACGAAATTACCCGCTTGAAAGATTCATTGGTCAACGAAAATCTCTATTTGACTGACCAGATTATTCATAATGAAGAGTTTGGTGAGATAGTGGGTCACAGCGCCGCTATTCAAGCGGTGCTGGAACAGGTTGAAATGGTGGCATCCAGTGACTGTACAGTATTGATTCTGGGGGAAACTGGCACCGGTAAAGAGTTAATTGCCCGTGCCATCCATAATTTAAGTACCCGTAAGAATAAACGTATGGTGAAAATGAACTGTGCGGCCATTCCCTCCGGTTTGATGGAGAGTGATCTGTTTGGTCATGAGAAGGGGGCTTATACTGGTGCCGCCTCACAGCGTATTGGTCGTTTTGAAATGGCGGATGGCGGTACGTTATTTCTCGATGAAGTTGGGGATATCCCTCTTGAATTGCAACCTAAGCTCCTGCGGGTTCTACAAGAGCGAGAAATAGAGCGGCTGGGGGGCAGTAAAATTATCCCAGTTGATGTTAGGTTGATTGCCGCGACTAACCGAGATTTAAAACTGATGATGGTAAATCGGGAATATCGCAGTGATCTCTATTATCGGCTTAATGTTTTTCCAATTGTGATCCCACCGTTGCGTGAACGTCCTGAAGATATCCCTTTGTTAGTGAAATTTTTCACTCAGAAAATAGCCAAACGCATGAACCGCACTATTGATACCATTCCGGGTGATACATTGCGTTTACTCAGCCGCCTACCTTGGCCGGGTAATATTCGCGAACTGGAAAATGTTATTGAGCGGGCGGTGATCCTCAGCCGTGGCACCACGCTAAATTTACAGTTACAAGAATTGGAATATCATTTATCGCCATTAGAAGTGGCGAAACCTGTATTGGAGCGAGTGGTTCACAAACCATTATTACCTGAGAGTGAAGAGCCAGAGTTTTCAGAATCTGAACGTGCGCGAATTATTCGGGTATTACGAGAAACCAATGGTGTAGTCGCCGGACCGAAAGGAGCCGCAATTAAGTTAGGGTTGAAACGCACTACTCTGTTATCCCGCATGCAGCGGTTAGGAATATCAGTAAAAAGTATCGAAGACGAAGATGGAATAGAGTAA
- the mglC gene encoding galactose/methyl galactoside ABC transporter permease MglC, which produces MNALNKKSMLTYLKESGIYVVLFVLLAIIIVKDPTFLSLMNLSNILTQSSVRIIIALGVAGLIVTQGTDLSAGRQVGLAAVVAATMLQAMDNVNKVFPDLQTVPIPIVILTVCLIGAIIGLVNGIIIAYLNVTPFITTLGTMIIVYGINSLYYDFVGASPIAGFDPAFSTFAQGFLRFGDFKLSYITFYALIAIGFVWVLWNKTRFGKNIFAIGGNPEAAKVSGVNVPLNLIMIYALSGVFYAFGGMLEAGRIGSATNNLGFMYELDAIAACVVGGVSFSGGVGTVIGVVTGVIIFTVINYGLTYIGVNPYWQYIIKGAIIIFAVALDSLKYAKKK; this is translated from the coding sequence ATGAATGCGTTAAATAAGAAAAGCATGCTCACTTACCTTAAAGAGAGCGGGATTTACGTCGTATTATTCGTACTACTGGCAATAATTATTGTCAAGGACCCGACATTTTTAAGCCTGATGAACTTAAGTAATATTCTGACCCAATCTTCGGTGCGTATTATTATCGCGCTCGGTGTTGCGGGGCTGATTGTGACTCAAGGTACCGACCTGTCAGCGGGTCGTCAGGTGGGGTTAGCGGCGGTGGTTGCGGCAACGATGCTGCAAGCCATGGATAACGTTAATAAAGTTTTCCCAGATTTGCAGACTGTACCTATCCCAATCGTTATTTTAACCGTGTGTTTGATTGGCGCGATTATCGGTTTGGTCAACGGTATTATCATTGCTTATCTGAATGTGACACCATTTATTACCACATTGGGCACCATGATTATTGTTTACGGGATTAACTCCCTGTATTACGACTTCGTGGGTGCTTCACCGATTGCTGGTTTTGATCCTGCATTCTCAACCTTTGCACAAGGGTTCTTGCGGTTTGGTGATTTCAAACTCTCTTACATTACCTTCTATGCATTGATTGCTATCGGTTTTGTTTGGGTGCTGTGGAACAAAACGCGCTTTGGTAAAAATATTTTCGCCATCGGCGGTAACCCAGAGGCTGCTAAAGTTTCTGGTGTCAATGTGCCACTAAACTTAATCATGATTTATGCGCTGTCTGGTGTGTTCTACGCATTCGGCGGGATGTTAGAAGCCGGCCGTATCGGTAGTGCAACCAATAACCTGGGCTTTATGTATGAGTTAGATGCGATCGCCGCTTGCGTAGTGGGCGGGGTATCCTTCAGTGGTGGTGTTGGTACTGTTATCGGTGTTGTTACCGGGGTTATCATCTTTACCGTGATTAACTACGGGTTGACTTATATCGGTGTGAACCCCTACTGGCAGTACATTATTAAAGGTGCGATCATTATCTTTGCGGTAGCTCTGGATTCACTGAAATACGCCAAGAAAAAATAA